One bacterium genomic region harbors:
- a CDS encoding VCBS repeat-containing protein: MKNYFIIIFFVIISSTVLAGTTFTGPNTIFQPAINMPYDVYAADLDGDGDIDIISASYGKYYIAWFENLGSGNFSGPKPVADDGSTAVSVFAADLDCDGDIDILSASSDDNRIAWYENDGTGNFSDPKIITTETAEAKDVFAADLDGDGDMDVLSASYTDNKIAWYENDGKGNFSQQKIISTEVNRAKSVYAADLDGDGDLDVLSASACNISWYDNDGNGNFSEQKIISTNLKWATSVYAADLDKDGFIDVLSASIGDDKIAWYKNNGNGSFSETNLIYSNAHDPLSVYAADLDCDGNLDVLSSSRYEIAWYKNDGKGVFSGQRIIRESSSSFVSSTVFATDLDYDGDPDILSTGCSNDNIAWYENKGNGVFSENRDLFTTSYMKSIYTTDIDNDGDPDVLSASCKDNKIAWYENDGTGDFSQQKIITTQADCAWDVYTADLDGDGDMDVLSALYSGDKIAWYENDGTGNFSEQKIITTIADEAVSVYAADIDGDWDMDVLSASCFDSKIAWYENDGTGNFSEQKIISTSARFAKSIFAVDLDGDRDIDVISASSGEVDFKVKWYKNDGNGNFSEPKTISTESERIFSVYAADLDNDGDMDVLSTGEGLLSWYENDGSGNFSNRYILSWFERYGVDVIAVDLDEDGDMDIISASYWDYKISWYENYGTGNFSEEKIITGSGSVGDVIFWAGLESICSADLDCDGDNDILYTESLGDNIEWYKNMYVETGIPKTINKSIPLSFNLSVFPNPFNQSATIYYTVPKSEPDIYLAIYDISGRCVKKFNLNKQTKGTHSVKWDGTDRAGTPLPSGIYVCCLKKTNGYLIKSVKVSIVR, encoded by the coding sequence TTGAAAAATTATTTTATCATAATTTTTTTCGTTATTATCTCATCAACTGTGCTTGCTGGCACAACATTTACCGGGCCCAATACTATTTTTCAGCCTGCTATAAATATGCCTTACGATGTATATGCAGCAGACCTGGATGGTGATGGAGATATCGACATCATCTCTGCCTCCTACGGGAAATATTACATTGCATGGTTTGAAAATCTCGGCAGCGGCAATTTCTCAGGGCCAAAGCCAGTAGCGGATGACGGATCTACGGCTGTCTCAGTTTTTGCAGCAGACCTTGACTGTGACGGTGATATAGATATACTTTCAGCATCATCAGATGATAACAGAATTGCATGGTATGAAAATGATGGTACAGGAAATTTCTCCGATCCAAAAATAATAACCACAGAGACTGCAGAAGCAAAAGATGTATTTGCTGCAGATTTGGATGGCGATGGAGATATGGATGTGCTCTCTGCTTCATATACGGACAATAAAATTGCGTGGTATGAAAATGACGGTAAAGGCAATTTTTCACAGCAGAAAATAATCAGTACTGAAGTTAATAGAGCTAAATCCGTCTATGCAGCAGACCTTGACGGAGACGGGGATTTGGATGTACTGTCTGCTTCAGCTTGTAATATTTCATGGTACGATAATGACGGAAACGGTAATTTCTCAGAACAAAAAATTATCTCAACAAATTTAAAATGGGCAACATCAGTTTATGCTGCAGACTTAGATAAGGATGGGTTTATAGACGTACTATCAGCTTCGATAGGAGATGACAAAATAGCATGGTATAAAAACAATGGAAACGGAAGTTTTTCTGAAACAAACCTGATATACAGTAATGCCCACGATCCTTTATCAGTTTATGCAGCAGATCTTGATTGTGACGGAAATTTGGATGTACTCTCTTCATCACGTTACGAAATAGCATGGTATAAAAATGATGGTAAAGGGGTTTTTTCTGGTCAGAGAATTATCAGGGAAAGCTCTTCTTCTTTTGTTAGCTCAACAGTTTTTGCTACTGATCTCGATTATGATGGAGATCCAGATATATTATCAACAGGTTGCAGCAATGACAATATTGCCTGGTATGAAAATAAGGGTAATGGTGTGTTTTCAGAAAACAGAGATCTTTTTACGACATCATATATGAAATCAATATATACTACAGATATTGACAATGATGGTGATCCGGATGTATTATCTGCTTCATGCAAAGATAATAAAATAGCATGGTATGAAAATGACGGCACAGGGGATTTTTCCCAGCAGAAAATTATAACCACACAAGCTGATTGCGCATGGGATGTATATACAGCAGATCTCGATGGCGATGGAGATATGGATGTTCTTTCTGCTTTATATAGTGGCGACAAAATAGCTTGGTATGAAAATGACGGAACGGGAAATTTTTCAGAACAAAAAATCATAACAACAATAGCTGACGAGGCTGTTTCTGTATATGCAGCGGATATTGATGGGGATTGGGACATGGATGTACTTTCTGCTTCATGTTTTGACAGTAAGATAGCCTGGTATGAAAACGACGGCACAGGAAATTTTTCTGAGCAGAAAATTATTTCAACAAGTGCAAGATTTGCAAAATCAATATTTGCGGTAGATTTGGATGGAGACAGAGATATAGATGTTATATCCGCATCAAGCGGCGAAGTAGATTTTAAAGTAAAATGGTATAAGAATGATGGTAATGGAAATTTTTCAGAACCTAAAACAATCAGTACAGAAAGCGAAAGGATTTTCTCTGTATACGCAGCAGACTTAGATAACGACGGAGATATGGATGTTTTATCTACAGGAGAAGGATTGTTATCTTGGTACGAAAACGATGGTTCAGGTAATTTTTCCAACAGATACATTTTGTCATGGTTCGAAAGATATGGAGTTGATGTTATAGCCGTAGATCTGGATGAAGATGGAGATATGGATATTATATCTGCTTCATACTGGGATTACAAGATATCCTGGTATGAGAATTACGGAACAGGTAATTTTTCTGAAGAAAAAATTATTACAGGTAGTGGTAGTGTCGGAGATGTTATTTTTTGGGCAGGGCTTGAGTCAATTTGTTCAGCAGACCTTGATTGTGACGGAGATAATGATATTCTGTATACTGAATCTTTAGGAGATAATATAGAATGGTACAAGAATATGTATGTTGAGACAGGAATCCCCAAAACAATAAATAAGTCCATACCATTGTCTTTTAATTTGAGCGTTTTTCCAAATCCATTCAACCAATCAGCTACAATATACTACACTGTTCCAAAATCAGAACCAGATATTTATCTTGCTATATACGACATATCAGGCAGGTGCGTCAAAAAATTTAATCTTAACAAACAAACAAAAGGTACACACAGTGTAAAATGGGACGGTACAGACAGAGCCGGTACTCCTCTGCCCAGCGGCATTTACGTTTGTTGTTTAAAAAAAACCAATGGATATTTGATTAAATCAGTAAAGGTATCTATTGTGCGGTAA